The following are from one region of the Candidatus Binataceae bacterium genome:
- a CDS encoding COX15/CtaA family protein: MEQSRLADRTPCALHRFAVLSACVTFFLIFVGGLVTSTGSALAVPDWPLAFGKLIPSWQGGIRFEFGHRLVAATVVVLTLALMLWASRAEPRGWVRRLAYIAFGLVIFQAVLGGITVLFELPLLIAVTHAATAQAFVCLMVSIALVTNPNWEDAPRREEPPARIPLATLAIVTTAIIYVQILIGALMRHLGAGLVIPDFPLSFGHLIPPYINEYIGINFAHRCGAVVVTTMVLWTVIRVLRVHTNNTPLRHSALLLLLLLAMQISLGALTIWTGRAVIPTTAHVLVGAGVLATTLTIAIRASHLLAPSNRAARSHARAMEAITSHGVTA; this comes from the coding sequence ATGGAACAGTCTCGATTAGCTGATCGTACCCCGTGCGCACTCCACCGCTTTGCGGTGCTGAGCGCGTGCGTAACTTTTTTCCTGATCTTCGTCGGCGGCTTGGTTACCTCGACGGGATCGGCGCTCGCCGTGCCTGATTGGCCGCTCGCGTTCGGCAAGCTCATTCCCTCATGGCAGGGCGGTATCCGCTTCGAGTTCGGGCATCGCCTCGTGGCGGCGACGGTCGTTGTTCTGACGCTCGCACTCATGCTCTGGGCCTCGCGAGCCGAGCCGCGTGGATGGGTCCGGCGCCTCGCATATATCGCGTTCGGGCTGGTCATCTTTCAGGCAGTACTCGGCGGTATCACGGTGCTGTTCGAGTTGCCGCTCCTGATCGCGGTCACCCATGCGGCGACTGCGCAGGCATTCGTCTGCCTGATGGTCTCGATCGCGCTGGTGACGAATCCGAATTGGGAAGATGCGCCGCGTCGCGAGGAACCGCCAGCCAGGATTCCGCTCGCGACTCTCGCTATCGTCACGACCGCGATCATCTATGTGCAGATACTGATCGGCGCGCTGATGCGGCATCTTGGTGCGGGTCTGGTGATTCCTGATTTCCCCCTGTCGTTCGGTCATCTCATTCCGCCCTACATCAACGAGTACATCGGGATTAACTTTGCGCATCGATGCGGCGCGGTCGTCGTTACGACGATGGTGCTGTGGACAGTGATTCGCGTGTTGCGGGTGCATACCAACAACACGCCGCTGCGGCATTCAGCGCTGTTGCTGCTCCTCCTGCTTGCGATGCAGATCTCGCTTGGCGCGCTGACGATCTGGACGGGTCGCGCTGTAATTCCGACGACCGCGCACGTGCTGGTCGGCGCGGGCGTGCTCGCGACGACGCTCACGATCGCGATTCGCGCGAGCCATCTGCTCGCACCGTCGAATCGCGCCGCGCGCAGTCATGCTCGCGCGATGGAAGCGATCACGAGCCACGGGGTGACGGCGTGA
- a CDS encoding aldo/keto reductase: MAASKVWAAIAPGGEMQYRTLGRTGAKVSIIGLGGYHIGEPPDPNYGIRIIRSAIDNGVTFMDNSWDYHLGESERRMGIALRDGYRQKVFLMTKIDGRKAATVEWQFDECLKRLQTDYVDLLQIHEVIRDTDPDMVFGKGGAIEALLRLKKAGKTRFIGFTGHKTPSMLLKMIRLADQYGVTFDTVQMPLNVMDAHYDSFQREVLPVALEKNMGVIGMKAFGDNFILQSNTVTPIEALHYTMNLPISTLVTGIDWMSFLDQALEAAHTFRPMSKEQVAVILAKTQEAALEGKYEYYKTRDTFDGTSRNLGWCDYPHPHG, translated from the coding sequence TTGGCGGCCAGCAAAGTCTGGGCGGCGATCGCGCCCGGCGGGGAAATGCAGTATCGAACGCTCGGCCGCACCGGGGCGAAAGTCTCCATCATCGGCCTCGGCGGATATCACATCGGTGAGCCGCCCGATCCCAATTATGGAATCAGGATTATTCGCAGCGCCATCGACAACGGCGTTACCTTCATGGACAACTCCTGGGATTACCATCTCGGCGAGAGCGAGCGCCGCATGGGAATTGCGCTCCGCGACGGCTATCGGCAGAAAGTCTTTCTTATGACGAAGATCGATGGCCGCAAGGCCGCGACCGTCGAATGGCAGTTCGATGAATGCCTGAAACGATTACAAACTGACTATGTCGATCTGCTGCAGATTCACGAAGTGATACGCGATACCGATCCCGACATGGTATTTGGCAAGGGCGGCGCGATAGAAGCACTGCTGCGCCTTAAGAAAGCCGGCAAAACCAGGTTCATCGGCTTCACCGGTCACAAGACGCCTAGCATGCTGCTCAAGATGATTCGTCTCGCCGATCAATATGGCGTGACGTTCGACACGGTACAGATGCCGCTCAATGTCATGGACGCTCACTATGATAGTTTCCAGCGGGAAGTGCTGCCGGTCGCACTCGAAAAGAATATGGGCGTGATCGGGATGAAAGCATTCGGCGACAACTTCATTCTGCAGAGCAATACGGTGACACCGATCGAGGCGTTGCACTATACGATGAACTTGCCGATCAGCACGCTCGTGACGGGAATTGACTGGATGTCGTTTCTGGATCAGGCACTCGAAGCGGCGCACACCTTCCGTCCGATGAGTAAGGAGCAGGTCGCTGTGATTCTCGCTAAAACCCAGGAAGCCGCGCTCGAAGGAAAATACGAATACTACAAGACGCGCGACACCTTCGACGGCACCTCACGCAATCTCGGATGGTGTGACTATCCGCATCCTCACGGATGA
- a CDS encoding Ig domain-containing protein — MLLPPATSSTTWSVASDHKTILLAIDHGHPAPFMVKGVDYSPRPINDSSKVGPSSDYFWGDPSHLTYELIWTRDVWGSTYNDSNLHLPDGWIRQLGANSIRTYAWWKWAPQTPADYSKWRDLDWSVGPRIRFGDDSTPAGFAAYPAHDGGDQFLDLCWNNGKNPIYVVIGISVDPWTGFASANFDSKQWHDEQIFLAKTTKWLAKRYGYHPAVLGFAIGNETNLPFDRGTDRFIEYWNYLDSLGAIVKRYAPGKLTMSAFEDYPHPERPMLLRQLVKFKNLAAAKPGSPTIPVCVDMNGAHPGTNCVSPHRRPAYPADVYSLDVWGFNSYRKPETEDAANFKHWVVDGYYTQGANHYDAAPNPEPKPLLLTEWGAPASVRTREGQPPHPPNPEWVNVDRGMPGEFHGASGYRTAKLIQQIGNDIYGPDSKISVLNGGVLAGGYIFELQDEWWKEDQRNPASWATHDTTTLTFKFPFGEEGHGFSSFWDEEWFGLLSTNVSPARLQQCAIAAPPASTTCEGSGAGASTDPVLTAAGSAAWLNGGADELTPRAGYYALQSIFKGNSGIDAPAGGKAPVVLTQTTCASGPSVFCQVGATNAPTRFEARGLPAGLQLDPRQGIIFGSYNKPGNFSVRVTAINESGKSAETSVMATREPAVASAAPKPPPNVTAISFKPNHHP; from the coding sequence ATGCTTCTGCCGCCAGCGACTTCGAGCACGACCTGGAGCGTGGCGAGCGATCACAAAACGATCCTGCTCGCGATCGATCACGGCCATCCCGCGCCTTTCATGGTCAAAGGCGTCGATTACTCGCCGCGGCCGATAAACGATTCGTCGAAGGTTGGTCCCTCCAGCGATTATTTCTGGGGCGACCCTTCGCATCTCACCTATGAGTTGATCTGGACGCGTGACGTGTGGGGCTCGACCTACAACGACTCGAACCTGCATCTGCCCGACGGATGGATTCGGCAGCTCGGCGCCAACAGTATCCGCACTTACGCGTGGTGGAAGTGGGCGCCACAAACACCGGCGGATTACTCGAAGTGGCGAGATTTGGATTGGAGCGTCGGGCCGCGAATCCGTTTCGGAGATGACAGCACTCCCGCTGGCTTCGCCGCCTACCCTGCTCACGACGGTGGCGATCAATTCCTCGATCTGTGTTGGAACAACGGCAAGAATCCGATCTATGTCGTGATCGGAATCTCAGTCGATCCATGGACCGGCTTCGCTTCAGCCAATTTTGACTCGAAGCAATGGCACGACGAGCAAATCTTTCTCGCCAAGACCACGAAGTGGCTAGCGAAACGGTACGGATATCATCCTGCGGTTCTTGGGTTTGCGATCGGCAATGAGACCAACCTGCCGTTCGATCGTGGCACCGACAGGTTCATCGAGTACTGGAATTATCTCGACTCGCTCGGCGCGATCGTAAAGCGATATGCGCCCGGCAAACTAACGATGAGCGCGTTCGAGGACTATCCCCACCCCGAGCGGCCGATGCTGCTGCGGCAGCTCGTCAAGTTCAAGAACCTCGCCGCCGCGAAACCAGGCTCGCCGACGATCCCGGTATGCGTCGACATGAACGGCGCGCATCCCGGCACCAACTGCGTTTCGCCGCATCGGCGCCCCGCGTATCCCGCCGACGTTTACTCACTCGATGTCTGGGGATTCAATTCCTATCGCAAGCCCGAAACCGAGGACGCTGCCAATTTCAAGCACTGGGTAGTCGATGGCTACTATACACAAGGCGCGAACCACTACGATGCGGCTCCTAATCCCGAGCCCAAGCCACTGTTGCTAACTGAATGGGGAGCACCGGCGTCAGTTCGCACACGCGAGGGTCAGCCGCCGCATCCGCCGAATCCCGAGTGGGTGAATGTCGACCGCGGAATGCCAGGCGAGTTTCACGGCGCCAGTGGATATCGAACTGCGAAACTCATTCAGCAAATTGGCAACGATATTTATGGACCCGATTCGAAAATCTCAGTTTTGAACGGTGGAGTGTTGGCTGGCGGATATATATTCGAATTGCAGGACGAATGGTGGAAAGAGGATCAGCGCAATCCGGCGAGCTGGGCGACGCACGACACAACAACCCTGACATTCAAGTTTCCATTCGGCGAGGAAGGACACGGCTTCTCATCCTTTTGGGATGAAGAGTGGTTCGGCCTGCTGTCGACTAACGTCAGCCCCGCGCGATTGCAACAATGCGCGATAGCTGCGCCGCCGGCTTCGACCACCTGTGAAGGAAGTGGCGCCGGGGCATCGACCGATCCTGTACTCACTGCGGCGGGCAGCGCGGCATGGCTCAACGGCGGGGCGGATGAGCTCACGCCGCGCGCGGGATATTACGCACTGCAATCGATCTTCAAGGGCAACAGCGGCATCGACGCGCCGGCCGGAGGAAAGGCGCCGGTTGTGTTGACGCAGACCACCTGCGCATCAGGCCCATCGGTCTTCTGCCAGGTCGGCGCGACAAACGCCCCGACGCGCTTCGAAGCTCGCGGGCTGCCAGCCGGGTTGCAGCTCGACCCGCGACAGGGAATCATCTTCGGCAGCTATAACAAGCCGGGGAATTTCTCAGTCCGCGTGACGGCCATCAACGAGAGCGGCAAGTCTGCCGAGACTTCGGTAATGGCTACTCGCGAACCTGCGGTCGCATCAGCCGCTCCGAAGCCTCCTCCGAATGTGACTGCGATTTCGTTCAAGCCCAATCATCATCCGTGA
- a CDS encoding glutathione S-transferase family protein, whose product MKLYEFTQAPNPRRVRVFLAEKGVSVPTVQVNIGAAENRKPEFLKINPMGGLPVLELDDGTHIAESVAICRYFEVLHPEPNLMGKDAKEQAVVEMWNRRMEFEVLGMAAGAFRNTSDFFKGRIPQVREYGEVCHAAVIKRLEWLDQELANREFIAGNRYTIADITALIGIDFGRTTQIRIQPEQKNLARWHAAVSARPSAKA is encoded by the coding sequence ATGAAACTCTACGAATTTACCCAGGCTCCAAACCCTCGGCGCGTGCGCGTGTTCCTGGCCGAAAAAGGCGTCAGCGTTCCCACCGTGCAGGTCAATATCGGCGCGGCAGAGAATCGCAAACCCGAATTCCTGAAGATCAATCCGATGGGCGGGTTGCCGGTGCTCGAGCTCGACGACGGCACGCACATCGCAGAGTCGGTCGCGATTTGCCGCTACTTCGAAGTGCTCCATCCCGAGCCCAACCTGATGGGCAAGGACGCCAAGGAGCAGGCGGTCGTCGAAATGTGGAACCGGCGCATGGAGTTCGAGGTCCTGGGCATGGCCGCGGGCGCATTTCGCAACACCAGCGACTTTTTCAAGGGCCGCATCCCGCAGGTCAGGGAATATGGCGAGGTCTGCCACGCGGCCGTGATCAAACGCCTCGAATGGCTCGACCAGGAGCTTGCTAACCGCGAGTTTATCGCGGGCAACCGCTACACGATCGCCGACATCACGGCGCTCATCGGCATCGACTTCGGTCGCACGACGCAGATCAGGATCCAGCCCGAGCAGAAGAACCTCGCGCGATGGCATGCGGCAGTGTCGGCTCGTCCCAGCGCCAAGGCGTGA
- a CDS encoding DUF420 domain-containing protein yields the protein MFDYRSLAPLNAILNGSATVLLLAGFVFIKQKRVAAHRACMIAALMMSALFLTSYLIFHYHVGDVRFSGQGAIRPVYFAILIPHIILAGVIVPLVIGTIWLALRGRFMRHRRIARWTWPLWMYVSVTGVIIYLLLYRVFTPIWPPTAAPVAVAASSSSR from the coding sequence GTGTTTGACTATCGATCCCTGGCGCCGCTTAACGCGATCTTGAACGGCAGCGCGACCGTGCTGCTGCTTGCGGGCTTCGTGTTCATCAAGCAGAAGCGCGTCGCGGCCCATCGCGCTTGCATGATCGCCGCCTTGATGATGTCGGCGCTATTTCTGACTTCGTACCTGATTTTCCACTATCACGTGGGCGACGTGCGCTTCAGCGGGCAGGGCGCGATTCGTCCGGTCTATTTCGCGATTTTGATCCCGCACATCATCCTGGCCGGCGTGATCGTTCCGCTCGTTATCGGCACAATCTGGCTCGCGCTGCGCGGCCGCTTCATGCGTCATCGCCGAATCGCGCGATGGACCTGGCCGCTCTGGATGTACGTGTCGGTCACCGGCGTGATTATTTATCTCCTGCTCTATCGCGTCTTCACGCCGATCTGGCCGCCGACCGCCGCGCCGGTCGCCGTCGCCGCCTCATCGAGTAGCCGCTAA
- a CDS encoding heme-copper oxidase subunit III yields MSEAAALEHGHGVEQLDQHEPSLTPDTSGKLGMWSFLAADAMTFGAGIAAYGALRINNINWPEPAQFLGITTTAIMTFILICSSVTMVEALSGIQRGNQGKFKTFMFLTIVGGATFLGMQAFEWHHLLEIKGMSIKRDLFDATFFILTGFHGCHVFGGVVYNSVLWIRGLMGKLPQEKAKLVEIAGLYWHFVDLVWILIFTFIYLI; encoded by the coding sequence ATGAGCGAGGCCGCAGCTCTCGAACACGGACACGGCGTCGAACAGCTCGATCAGCACGAGCCGTCGTTAACGCCAGATACTTCAGGCAAGCTCGGGATGTGGTCGTTCCTGGCGGCCGACGCGATGACCTTTGGCGCCGGTATCGCGGCGTATGGTGCGCTGCGCATCAACAACATCAACTGGCCTGAACCCGCCCAGTTCCTTGGCATCACTACCACCGCGATCATGACGTTCATCCTCATTTGCTCGAGCGTGACGATGGTCGAGGCGTTGTCGGGCATCCAGCGCGGCAATCAAGGCAAGTTCAAGACTTTCATGTTCCTGACGATCGTCGGTGGCGCGACCTTTCTTGGGATGCAGGCCTTCGAATGGCATCACTTGCTCGAAATCAAGGGCATGTCGATAAAGCGCGACCTGTTCGACGCGACGTTTTTCATCCTCACCGGATTTCACGGCTGCCACGTCTTCGGCGGCGTCGTTTACAACAGCGTGCTCTGGATCCGCGGCCTGATGGGCAAGCTGCCGCAGGAAAAGGCGAAATTAGTCGAGATCGCCGGCCTCTACTGGCACTTCGTTGACCTGGTGTGGATTCTGATCTTCACCTTCATCTACCTGATCTAG
- a CDS encoding glutathione S-transferase has translation MKLYDFPGAPNPRRLRIFMAEKGIKVPLEQLEILKGAGRTPEFLKKNPFGGIPLLELDDGSYLAESVAICRYLEGLHPEPNLMGKDFREQALIEMWQRRAELSLFGSIGRAFQNTNPIIAPVIGQQFPEYGAKQLATAQQTLAVFDAQLKGKEFIAGPRYTIADITALVAIEFGKQNAGLQLDPALKEIARWHQAVSSRPSAKA, from the coding sequence ATGAAACTTTACGATTTTCCAGGAGCTCCCAACCCTCGCCGCCTGCGCATCTTCATGGCGGAGAAGGGAATCAAAGTTCCGCTCGAACAGCTCGAGATTCTCAAGGGCGCCGGGCGCACGCCCGAGTTCCTGAAGAAAAATCCGTTCGGCGGAATCCCACTGCTGGAACTCGATGACGGCAGCTATCTTGCGGAGTCCGTCGCGATTTGCCGCTACCTCGAAGGCCTGCATCCCGAGCCGAATCTGATGGGAAAGGATTTCCGCGAGCAGGCGTTGATCGAGATGTGGCAGCGGCGCGCGGAACTGAGTCTCTTTGGCTCCATCGGGCGCGCGTTTCAAAACACCAATCCGATAATCGCGCCGGTCATCGGCCAGCAGTTCCCGGAATACGGCGCTAAGCAACTCGCCACCGCGCAGCAAACACTCGCCGTCTTCGACGCGCAACTCAAAGGGAAAGAATTCATCGCCGGCCCGCGCTACACGATCGCCGATATCACCGCGCTCGTCGCGATCGAGTTCGGGAAACAGAACGCGGGGCTCCAGCTCGATCCCGCGCTCAAGGAAATCGCTCGATGGCACCAGGCGGTATCGAGCCGCCCCAGCGCCAAGGCTTGA
- a CDS encoding LLM class flavin-dependent oxidoreductase, translating into MKFTWFHLMPYRFLPEDFKDKYRSVWVDIPRNLYDPKVGHRLYNDYLDQLEHADEMGFDNLGVNEHHQNAYGMMPSPNLMAAALTRRSRNANLVVLGNSIALYNPPVRVAEEFAMLDVMSGGRLIAGFPVGTSMDDNFCYGVVPATLREKYYEAHDLIVKAWKEEEMFSFNGKYTQLRYVNLWPRPVQKPHPPIWIPGGGSVETYDFCADHDYQYSFLSYFGYIAGKKVADGYWDVMAKKGKPLNPYSMGFAQVVAVAETDEQAEKDYAAHMDYFYNRCLHVYNGFADAPGYRTVKTIKAGMLGQVGEQAAMRREGLKWKDFIDQGYVIAGSPKTVRERLREALKTLNCGHLMMLMQLGSMPPELVRKSTDLFATEVMPHLRDLWSDWEDKWSPERMPQNEIAVPAPIHFESRQTNGKTYAGAAVAQEARSAK; encoded by the coding sequence ATGAAATTTACCTGGTTCCATCTGATGCCCTACCGCTTCCTGCCGGAGGACTTCAAGGACAAGTATCGCAGCGTGTGGGTCGACATCCCGCGCAACCTGTACGATCCCAAGGTCGGGCATCGGCTCTATAACGACTACCTCGATCAGCTCGAGCACGCCGACGAGATGGGCTTCGACAATCTCGGCGTCAACGAGCATCATCAGAATGCTTACGGCATGATGCCGTCGCCCAACCTGATGGCGGCTGCGCTGACGCGCCGTTCGCGCAACGCGAACCTGGTCGTGCTCGGCAATTCGATCGCGCTCTACAATCCTCCGGTCCGCGTCGCGGAGGAGTTCGCGATGCTCGACGTGATGAGCGGCGGGCGCCTTATCGCGGGCTTCCCGGTCGGCACCTCGATGGACGACAACTTCTGCTACGGCGTCGTGCCTGCGACGCTGCGCGAGAAGTATTACGAGGCGCACGATCTGATCGTGAAGGCGTGGAAGGAGGAAGAGATGTTCTCCTTCAACGGCAAGTACACCCAGCTCCGCTACGTCAACTTGTGGCCGCGTCCCGTGCAGAAGCCGCATCCGCCAATCTGGATTCCCGGCGGCGGCTCGGTCGAGACCTACGACTTCTGCGCCGACCACGATTACCAGTACAGCTTCCTTTCCTACTTCGGGTATATCGCTGGCAAGAAGGTCGCGGACGGCTATTGGGACGTGATGGCCAAGAAGGGCAAGCCGCTCAATCCTTACAGCATGGGATTCGCGCAGGTCGTCGCCGTCGCGGAGACCGACGAGCAGGCGGAGAAGGACTACGCCGCGCACATGGACTACTTCTATAACCGCTGCCTGCATGTCTATAACGGCTTCGCCGACGCGCCCGGCTATCGCACCGTGAAGACGATCAAGGCCGGGATGCTCGGCCAGGTCGGCGAACAGGCCGCGATGCGCCGCGAAGGCCTCAAGTGGAAGGACTTCATCGATCAGGGCTACGTGATCGCGGGCTCGCCCAAGACCGTGCGCGAGCGGCTGCGCGAAGCGCTGAAGACGCTCAACTGCGGGCACCTCATGATGCTGATGCAGCTTGGCTCGATGCCGCCGGAGCTGGTGCGCAAGAGCACCGATCTGTTCGCCACCGAAGTGATGCCGCATCTGCGCGATCTGTGGAGCGACTGGGAAGACAAATGGTCGCCCGAGCGCATGCCGCAGAATGAGATCGCGGTTCCGGCTCCGATTCACTTTGAGTCACGTCAAACCAACGGCAAGACCTACGCGGGCGCCGCAGTTGCACAGGAGGCCCGCTCCGCGAAATGA
- the cyoE gene encoding heme o synthase gives MSTKVVATSPPLTATHGGIAEYYELTKPRIVLMVLVTTLAGFYLGTQGGFDLALAANLMIGTALAAGGTLALNQYFERDIDGLMERTRHRPLPSNRMRPIEALLFGSNATAIGIAYLAFTTNLLCAGVTAAVTIVYLAAYTPLKRITWMCNIVGAIPGALPPVAGWAAARGGFAIEPLTLFGLMFLWQLPHTFAVARLYRTDYARANIHLLPENTARGGNPSNPVVIAASLGLVSLAVIPTLMGFAGVPYMLVAGALGLAMLTLGIIMVRRPLDLTASRRVLLFSIVYLPTVLLVLVLDRL, from the coding sequence GTGAGCACCAAAGTCGTCGCCACCTCGCCGCCACTCACCGCCACGCACGGCGGTATCGCGGAGTACTACGAGCTAACCAAGCCGCGCATCGTGCTAATGGTCCTGGTGACGACGCTTGCCGGCTTTTACCTCGGCACACAGGGCGGATTCGACCTCGCGCTCGCCGCGAACCTGATGATTGGCACCGCACTCGCCGCCGGCGGAACGCTCGCGCTCAACCAGTACTTCGAGCGCGACATCGACGGCCTGATGGAACGCACCAGGCATCGCCCGCTGCCGTCGAATCGGATGCGGCCCATCGAGGCGTTGCTGTTCGGCTCGAATGCGACCGCGATTGGAATCGCATACCTGGCTTTCACGACTAATCTGCTCTGTGCTGGGGTGACTGCCGCGGTCACGATCGTTTACCTGGCAGCCTACACACCGCTGAAGCGCATCACCTGGATGTGCAACATCGTCGGCGCAATCCCCGGCGCACTCCCGCCTGTCGCAGGATGGGCCGCGGCCCGAGGCGGTTTTGCAATCGAGCCATTGACGTTGTTCGGCCTGATGTTCCTCTGGCAGTTGCCGCATACCTTCGCGGTGGCGCGGCTTTATCGAACCGACTACGCGCGCGCGAATATCCACCTGCTTCCTGAGAACACTGCGCGCGGTGGCAATCCCTCCAATCCAGTTGTGATCGCCGCGTCGCTCGGACTTGTCTCGCTCGCAGTGATTCCAACGCTGATGGGATTCGCCGGCGTGCCCTACATGCTAGTCGCGGGCGCACTCGGCCTCGCGATGCTGACGCTCGGGATCATCATGGTGCGGCGGCCGCTCGATCTGACCGCCTCGCGTCGCGTGCTGCTGTTTTCGATCGTGTATCTGCCGACGGTTCTGCTCGTGCTGGTGCTCGACAGGCTTTGA
- a CDS encoding alpha/beta hydrolase, which yields MNTTVNLLNGKFSIEMQTFGSGGEPLLYLHGAGGNNGIEGFLEELGKDFKVFAPQFPGYGESTGNEYIDDVVDAALFYHQLMDELGIPTANVVGHSMGGMLAAELAALDVHRAKKLVLVAPAGFWIDSNPIPDFFAAQLNEIAPLLFHDTNSPMAKMMTAIPEDFKALETMYVERVKRLATASKFLWPIPDRGLKKRAYRIQSPTLLMWGESDRLIPPAYAKEFQSRIKGSKLEVIKAAGHMVQYEQPEAFVKTVKAFLKG from the coding sequence ATGAACACGACAGTAAATCTGCTCAACGGCAAATTCTCAATTGAGATGCAGACCTTTGGCAGCGGCGGCGAGCCGCTGCTGTACCTGCACGGCGCCGGCGGTAACAACGGAATCGAAGGATTTCTCGAGGAGCTCGGCAAGGACTTCAAGGTCTTCGCGCCGCAGTTTCCCGGCTACGGCGAGTCGACGGGCAACGAATATATCGACGACGTGGTCGACGCCGCTCTCTTCTATCATCAGCTGATGGACGAGCTGGGCATCCCGACCGCCAACGTCGTGGGTCATTCGATGGGTGGGATGCTCGCGGCGGAGCTCGCCGCACTCGACGTGCATCGCGCGAAGAAGCTGGTGCTGGTGGCGCCGGCGGGTTTCTGGATCGACTCGAATCCGATTCCGGATTTCTTCGCCGCGCAGCTCAACGAGATCGCGCCGCTGCTCTTCCATGACACCAACTCGCCGATGGCGAAGATGATGACCGCCATCCCCGAGGACTTCAAAGCGCTCGAGACAATGTACGTCGAGCGCGTGAAGCGCCTCGCCACGGCCAGCAAGTTCCTGTGGCCGATCCCGGATCGCGGGCTCAAGAAGCGCGCCTACCGGATCCAGTCGCCGACGCTGCTGATGTGGGGCGAATCGGATCGCCTGATTCCTCCGGCTTATGCCAAGGAATTCCAGAGCCGCATCAAGGGCAGTAAACTCGAGGTCATCAAGGCCGCCGGCCACATGGTGCAGTACGAACAGCCCGAAGCGTTCGTGAAGACGGTGAAAGCGTTCCTCAAGGGCTGA
- a CDS encoding cytochrome C oxidase subunit IV family protein has protein sequence MATQAVAGHAVAHEEPNYIAIFIYLSVLTGIELVIYALGLPKVMKVSLLVALAWAKAVMVAMYFMHLAMERKGLWIIAITPVVLVTFLCFMLLPDLTTRLWTHYDHRIKVTNPAMEGANPVAPAPEAAP, from the coding sequence ATGGCTACACAAGCAGTTGCCGGACACGCGGTGGCGCACGAAGAACCGAACTACATCGCAATCTTCATCTACCTCTCGGTGCTCACCGGAATCGAACTGGTAATTTACGCGCTCGGTTTGCCGAAGGTGATGAAGGTCAGCCTGCTGGTCGCGCTCGCCTGGGCCAAAGCAGTAATGGTCGCGATGTACTTCATGCATCTGGCGATGGAGCGCAAGGGTCTCTGGATTATCGCGATTACGCCGGTAGTCCTGGTCACGTTCCTGTGCTTCATGCTGCTGCCCGATCTGACGACCCGGCTGTGGACGCACTACGACCATCGCATCAAGGTGACGAATCCAGCGATGGAAGGTGCCAATCCGGTCGCGCCTGCGCCCGAAGCTGCACCGTAA
- a CDS encoding cytochrome c oxidase subunit 3: MAAELAAKIRPIGSAVLRRNRTSGGGSDLETTERPFISNGMLAVLMVIASEVMLFSGFIGSFLIFRLSAPFWPPPALPRLPIEITWINTGVLLTSAVTMFMAVRAVHQNRQRLLRQWLVITGILGVTFLAVQGSEWVRLVAHGLRLTSGTYGATFYTLIGLHGAHVTAGVVWLCGVVAAAIGGRYNARNAAGVELCAVYWYFVCAIWPLLFVLVYLM; the protein is encoded by the coding sequence ATGGCAGCAGAATTGGCAGCAAAAATACGCCCGATCGGTTCCGCAGTTTTGCGGCGGAATCGCACGTCCGGCGGTGGTAGCGATCTGGAAACGACCGAGCGGCCGTTCATCAGCAACGGCATGCTCGCGGTGCTGATGGTTATCGCGTCGGAGGTCATGCTGTTCAGCGGATTTATCGGGTCGTTCCTGATATTCCGCCTCTCGGCGCCGTTCTGGCCGCCGCCCGCATTGCCGCGCCTGCCGATCGAGATCACCTGGATCAACACCGGCGTGCTCCTGACCAGCGCAGTCACGATGTTCATGGCGGTGCGCGCGGTGCATCAAAATCGCCAGCGCCTGTTGCGTCAGTGGCTGGTCATCACCGGCATCCTCGGCGTGACCTTTCTCGCGGTACAGGGATCGGAATGGGTCAGGCTCGTAGCGCACGGCCTGCGACTCACCAGCGGCACTTACGGCGCGACTTTCTACACTCTGATCGGACTGCACGGCGCGCACGTCACGGCCGGCGTCGTATGGCTGTGCGGGGTCGTCGCGGCCGCCATCGGGGGCCGCTACAACGCGCGCAACGCCGCCGGCGTCGAGCTGTGCGCCGTGTATTGGTATTTCGTTTGTGCGATTTGGCCGCTTTTGTTCGTGCTCGTTTACCTTATGTAG